Sequence from the Ascaphus truei isolate aAscTru1 chromosome 3, aAscTru1.hap1, whole genome shotgun sequence genome:
GTGGAAGAATGTGTAGCAAGGTAACATTCAAATGTAAATTAAAACGCCAACTTTGGGGCTACCCTAATAATACTATCCTTCATGTCTTTGCAGAAGGGGACAATGGAATCCCTTGAAGCTCCTCTCCCAGCTCTATGATCATCACTATTTGTTAATGATCATGGAGAGGGAATTAATAAAGTAACCCTTAACATCAAAAGGAGGAACCTCCCCCTCTTGATTGTAggtgttttcttctttttatttagTGGATTGGGGGGCAAATATTTTAGGCGGGTTCCTTTCTCCCCCACTGGCCACCAATACGTTCTGCCCCTCTATTGTCCAAGCGACCCGGGGATTGATAGGAAGTTTGGGGGAGGAAGGAAAATAACCCGtcttttttttgcatatttttaaaTGGTAATGCTGATCAGTTTCAGTGATCATAATTATAATATGAGGAGCAAACCCTGCCAAGGGAGGCCAAAGTAAAGCCACAGTGGTACATGCTGGTTTGAGATGGCAAAGGCCTCTGGAGAGCCACCAATATAGGTGGTGTTCCCAGAAGAGCCTGGGGCACGCAAAGGGCTGATTATTTCAGAACTTAGTAAATATAACTTGGGTAGAACTCTTGAATGATGTGTCTGTAGTGCTGCAGTAAAACCAGGAAGTGAACAACATTTCAACATAAGGCTCATTCTGTGACCCAtttctgtttatttttcttttattaaaTCGAATGCATTAGGTTTCTAAAGCATTAACTACAGTGCAATATGTATATAATTTACATCACTCACTACTTACAAAGTGAGCAATAAAAGTATCACTTGTGAACACCAAGAAAATAGAATAGGCATGCAGTCGCATTTAGCTGATCCAACAAATGTAtgcttttatttctttgtagAAGTTGCATTTGCTATCCCTATATGCATTTTGGTCACATGCCTTTAAGTCATTCAATCATTTTCTGTTCTGGagaaatattaattttaaaagaAATTCTGTGGTGGCTCTTTAAATATGACCCATAGTGATTTTCTGTAAGCTTTCGCTAAACGAAGGCCTATCCTCTGCAACTTTTGAATCCCTCTcctctgtattctttttaactGTGCGCTCCTATTtaccaaaagtttttttttttttttaggtatttTATGTTCCATGTGTGAGCTTTTTGCAGATTGGGCCGGAATAAGATTTTTCAACACTTTAAATATGGTTGTCCGCTGAAATATTGGTCTTTACGAGTTTTTTATGACCCATCTGAACTTCAGTACTTTCTGTGTGGAATGATTGATAGCATGCAGTTGTATTTCTGTAAATCTAGATTAGGAGTGGCTTAGTGAGTATTTAACACTGACTCAggcgaacctggttcaattcccggtgttggctctttgtgaccttgggcaagtcactttatccccctgtgcctcaggcaccaaaaacatagattgtaagctccacagggaaggagtgtgtctgcaaaatgtctctgtaaagcgctacgtaaactaGCAGCGCAATACAAGAACAAACCATTATTAATTATTTGATCATGCATGGAAACAATGTATATcttgtatactgtacaccatttttattTTGCAATCCTATAGTATCACCTACTGGCACTTGTCTGTAAGTACATTGGAAGTGCAGAAGTGCTATACACTCTGGAATCCTCAATTGAGTGATTTAATAATTGATTGATTACTTATTATGGTTTTAAAAAGTTGTTCAAATAAGTAACTCATTTTAATGAGGATACTGAGCAAagctattaaaataaaaaaaataaacaaatctaccacatgGGACAGAAGAGGAAACAggatgtctctgtacgttcttcctacttcccaattagattgtaagctcttcggggcagggacacattttcctaaatgttacttttatgtctcagcacttcttccctttgtgttatttgtattatttgttattttatgaTTGTCACTTGtactgtattactgctgtgaagcgctatgtacattaatggcactatataaacaaagacatacatacaatacgtTACCTAGATAGGGATATGAGACGtgcttatatttatattataacaagTAATGTTTAgtagcatgtatgtatgtgtgtgtatatcgttatgcatatagtgccattaatgtacatagcgaatcacagcagtaatacacatgacataatataaaataacaaataatacaaataaaacaatgggAATAACCGCTtgcaagtaacattaggaaaaggagcctgttgcagagtacatgcaactaaACACGCGGATTCTCtgaataaggcttatttattttagccttaaaacatacagcacaccaaaaacaaataacttctcatcagcaaacaaaagaaaaatagcttttttttaGCAGGCAGAGcaaaatagtttctctttagcagagaGAGCAAAAATAAGGTAGCTACTCTTTTACATGCAGGAgccagacagttcataaaccatgtacttttcaaacagaccttgtatcagtaatctcttcagtaactcactcctgtctcctgaccagctagctgcatgtgtgcacatcctggggtttttaacgtaccttgattaggcagctgggattcaactaattgccatgagcttcccagctgaagttaacctcatcactgctgcactgcagactaaacatatgtctgccaggcatatagctggtggcttttaccCTGTCACAGAGCCCCTGCCCAAAGAGCTTATAAACTATGTgctaagtaggaagaatgtacagcgATAGGAGTGTTATGGGTAAGTTTGAAAGCATGGagtcaaggtcgatgtatgaagtgtatagtatTGTCTGCTCGGGATCTGTACTCCTAAGATGACTATGACTGACATAAGATGCTCCATCCATTAAAGGTGAAGCCTCACTTGGTCATGCTTATAAACAGCACTACCCGTATGGAGTACACCGTGCGTACCAAAAATATTTCACATCAATATTTTTTAGTTTCCAATATTGAAGTACTTTAAAATAAAGTTTGATCTGGATATAAAATCAAGTAAAGATTGTACCTAGGACCACAAAAGAAATGTTTTGACTGCGTATGTGGTCCTTGACACAGCTGACGTGGCACTGTCCTAAAGTGAATGGTGTTGTAATTGTGCCTTTCAGAGCGTGAACACGGTGATAAGAAGGATGCGGACCCAAATGCTGGTAGATTTGTTCGGTATCAGTTCACTCCAGCCTTCCTGAGACTGCGCCAAGTCGGAGCCACGTAAGGTCTTGATAAACACTGTATAGTATCTAACGGAAAAGCTCATTGATTTCATTTCTATAGATGAAGTCCTGTTTTAGTGTTCTGATCGGGGAACACTGACCCATGCTCACTAACCCAGGTGACTGCATTTCCCTTCTGGAACGTAGAtcagttgatttttttttcttcttttcattaCAAAAGATCTGAATCTATTATCACATAGTGTAAATGTATTCAGTACTCTGTAGGGCAGTATAATTTGCAGTGCAATGGGAGACAAATGATCATAGCATACTTAATGACACCTACGGATGAGAGCatcagggaggaggaagaggcccTGTCGCAAAGCTATCTCTTAGATGAGGAGAGGACAGGCCCCAATTGCATGCACACCTAAATCTCTCTGAGGTGTATGAGTGCATGCCATTGGGGCTTTTCCTGTCCTCTCCTTATCTACAGGATAGCTTTCCGACAGGATATGGGAGGAGGAAGAGGCCCTATTTCCCGTAGTGCACCGACCCTCAACAAATAGTGCACTCTCTATGTTGAGCGGGTATCTCTGTTCTTCTTTTAAGAGCATCAGTGCACCTAAAGGTAGAGCGAGTAAAGATGGTCCATGAAAAGCTTGCAAATCAAATTGGAATTTTCTCAACATCTTTCCTCGGTTTCAGTTAATCCCAAAACGCAATATTACATGTATTTTGGAATGCAAAAGGTTGCATTCATTTTGTGTGGTAATCTATTTGACTTTTCCGCAGGGTTGAGTTCACGGTCGGTGATAAACCCATCAATAACTTTCGCATGATCGAGAGGCATTATTTCCGGGACCAGCTTTTAAAAAGCTTTGATTTTGAATTTGGCTTCTGCATCCCCAGCAGTAAAAACACGTGTGAGCATATCTACGAATTTCCACAGCTCTCGGAGGATCTTAGTGAGTACCTTTTTGCACATATGCTTGGTCAAATCGCATCTTAAATGTAAGCTAATATGATTTAGTAGGAGTATGCCTTACTCACCATCACAAACGTACAGTACATCTAGTCAATGGTTCTCACCAACCTCCTGTATGAGGACCACTTATCCTGAAGTGAAGACCAGTGTGgacaaaaacacaaaacatagttgTTTGGAATTTCATTTTACTGTACTGTGTACACGGGGCaacatgaaaaaaatacacatttgcaCAGAATACTTTACTAATTTATTACAAATACGAAGAGCAACATTTCCTGCAGATGCCTAAGCAGAGGTCCTGTATGCTGAGATGAGGTAAATTGCATGCTAGAGAAGTCTCCAGAGATCTGATGCAGTTTTTAGAAAGGGGTTAATGTTGCTTTTTGATCGCCACAACAGAAACTCATAGCTgtggttttatttatattttgcagTTCGTGAAATGATCGTCCACCCCTACGAGACACAATCGGACAGTTTCTACTTTGTGGACAACAAGCTTGTGATGCACAACAAGGCAGATTATTCATATAGTGGAGGCCCATGATCTTACAGTGGggggggataaaaaaaaaaagcaaaacagcAATCCCCTTTCCCCATAGCAATCATGTAAGGGATTATACCCATTGTCCTGTAGGCGATCGATCCAGGAAACAATATACTGTTTGCTAGTAGGAGTTTTGTGACTAAGCCTAAATCTGTTCCCCACCCAGCTACTCTAGCACATTCAAATAGTGCGAGAATCATATACTTCTACACTCGAGGGCGTGGAGCCTTCAAAAACCCAAGAGTCCTCAACAAGAATGTGATGTTACCAAACCAGTCAAATGACTCCAGCCCTTCAAGAAATATTTGTTCCATGTTCCGCATAATGGTTGTTATCCAAGAACAAGGACTATTGTGATATTAGGATCAACCTTTCTGATATCATTGAGGCACATCAAGGGTGCAATGTTGTCCTTGCTTGTATTTATTTGTAGAAAACCACATTAGTTGAGTTGTCTCTTTGAGTAGACGCTTGGACCAAACCATCGTTGTAAAAGAAATCCAAGCCAAGGATGTAATCTGTTCTTCCTCTCTGGGCATGCACTTAGTTTCTCATTAATAGACCCAACGTAATAAAGCATTACTGGCAGGTGTTCCAATGGGGATTTTATATGAAATGTTTACCAGACCTCAGAGGCACAGAATCTTTTTTTTTGAAGCCAGGGCATCACATCTTGGTAAAATGCAAACAGATGAAAGCACAAAAAAGCCAAGAACATCTCAATACATGTAGCCTTACTGGAAACTCAGAAGTCGTATTTCAAATTGATTTACTTTAACTTCAATCTACAAAGTCAAAGAAGTGAAAATGGCATCAGAGTGTAGTACGAAATCTTTAATAGGCAAGTGGATGTTATTTTGAAGGTCATTCAGAATTCATTGAAGTATGTTGGGTCAGTTTGGGTCTACACAGTGATGGTAACTTAGCGCAGTATGAAATACCTAAGTAGACTGCTGAGACTTTCCACTTGTTGTTTGGCTTTCGTTTGAAATTACCTCTGAGATATCTGTAAGATTGGAAAATTGGGACGACCTTAGATTTTTTTTCTGTGGTACTTTCTTCTGCTTTTCTATATTTTTGTATTAGATGTTCCAAACACAAACCCCCAATCCTCCCCACCAGATTTAAATATACAGAGATTTGGTTAAATGTCTATATTTTTATCAAATTATAATTACTTTCTGACTGAATATTTATGTATACTAAGAGAACTGAATTTgaccaaaaaaaaagaagaaatatatatatatatatataatctctatcTATCAGAATGGAGAGGTGATCCATGCTATTCTTAGTGACAATCCATGCGCTTGTTATTTTCCTTTATACTGTTGGATTGAAGTAGGGGTTTTTCAaagctaaaccccattaatttcagctcatgggaccccctgcttctgtagGGGTGCCGGTAGTCACTCGGCTAGCAGCGTTAATGTTATGGCGGCAATTCaaagccatgacgtcatccggTTCGGCattctattggcccatgtgacgagggAGCTTTTAACCCCAGCTAGCACAGCCAGAGCAAGgcctggcaccccctacggaggtaattaTCCacagaagcagggagtctctgcaGCTGAAATGAACAGGGTCCAGCTCcagagagaccccctgcttcaaaacggTGTTAAATTAAAAACgtcatgaattgctccttttggAGGCAGAAGTGGTGAATACTGTTGTATGCGTTTCTAAATTACAAATTATTACTCTCCTTTCTTTAGAAGAACAGCAAagtccccaaatacatacactgccaCCAGCCTTTGAGCTTTCCTTGTTGCCTGAATATGATGAATTGACCTTGGCCTTTCAGCACTGATTTCTAAATATTTTCTTCTCTTTTAAAAGCCTTTGAGATTAAAAAAAGGACCCAATGCAAATGCATGGAGTTACATCCTGGCACGTAGTTGTCTGATCTTATACAATTCTGTGTTTCTAAGGGTGAGCCACAGTTTGATATTAAGACTGAGGTATAAAGCAAATTGCGGCACTTAGTGCAAGCATCTTGTGTTTAATTgatttacattttgtttttatgcACGCTCGCACAATCTCAGTTTTGTCATCTTCGGGGGAAAATTGAATTGGGGATACAAATTCAAGTGTGATAGCCGTTAGCCATAGATTATTGCCATTCAAGCAAATGATCATTAACAATCATCAATGGCTATTGCAAGTCCGTGAATAACCCATGTATGTAATCAAATGTAAGTATGGAAACCATTCTTTGGCCAGGAGTCCTCAAAGCGTGATGCAGGGTATTGCACCCAATCtggcgttaactgccattcaagaaTGAAAACACCATTTACTATTTTTCACATGAGTACCCGTCCACTATGGCAGAGGTTCCAAATTCCAGTTCTCAAGGACCCCTAGCAGTGCAGGGTTTAAGGACACCCCTGTTTGTGCACAGGTGGTTCTGTCAAAATGATTAGGGCTATTCGCTCATTAGTACAGATGACCCAAAGTCTGCACGGTTAGTGTTAGGAACCTCTGGTCTATGGAGTGCTCCGAGAATATTAACACTGGTGTTTTTATATCCCGGGTATTTTGAAATACAAAAGTCTTGGGAGAAAAAGCTGTGGGTGGAGGGGGATTTGCAGCTGCAAGTTGTAGATATTCCTATAAATAATGGATGTGTATACGGTATGTCTAATTTTGTGCGTTAAGTGGAACATTATATGTAAATTTCAAATAGATGGTAACGTTGGTCTCTTATTTTTAAAGAGGGTTCCACCTCCATGATAACAAAAATCCCACAGCCTTGTTTGTATTCAGGAGAGTTCTGGCACATTTACCTATAGTAAAACTGTGAAATCAAGCAGGTCACATCTAACACTAGCCTTTATATTGCTGAAATTAGACCACTTGTGATATGTTGTGACTAGTAGTTTTATAACTTTTTTAGTTTCAGCAGACCACATAGAATGTTACAACATTTTGCTACATTGCTAAAACAAACGTGTATTGTGACCTCCACACATAACCTTAAGACAGGTGATGTACTATAAAGTGATTTGAACATTATACACTTTTGTATAAAACAGTGGTAGTCAACAACACAATCTGTCATTGCAAGAACTTTGGAGACGCTCTtctcgaagaaaaaaaaaacccaataagTCTACTCTCCCCTATTCTGTGCATTCCCATTTTACTCTCACGGCTGAGGAAGCCTTTGAACAAATTACTAAATATCCGTCAGgctcctacagatgcagcggcccttattcgaacatttcacacgttgtatacctcggaatacccatgtcacggCGCGTGATTTcgtccaaccttaccgccttaagacgcgagtgcagaaaatggcattttagtgttctggtttttaaacacctgaaattgacacagtagcacagtactgtacacatttcaattcattaatttctgccatggatacgtgaagaattgcaccccAAGAAAAAGAATCCATTAAATTCATgcaaagcaaccgcaataaacacaggtgtgcctggtgtgattggaggcgtggaatacagcagagcacacaaacggctctgtgatttgttcgaataatagccgctgcatctgtacataggaAAACGCAGTTACAGTTTCAGAATGAAAAAGTAATACGAGGGAGGGACGTGAATGCAGAGTACCAGTTATATAAAGCTTTCCGCAAAGCACACAAATTGATTACATTTATTGTTTCTGAAAGTTGCTATATTTATTATGCTAGTGGTAAATGAATACTATTACTGTATCTTTTATATTGACCTCTAGGAACCATCTTCTTTTCAAGCTTATTGAGCAGATATGTATTGTTAACCATGGAAAGAGTGCAGGAATTGTTGATGCTTAGATGGCAATGCATTGTTGTGTGTTGTATATGTCAAAGGCTTCTCTCCATTTGCTCTCCTTTTTTTGGATACAGAtattttctttgtatattttattcTACCTTTCCAGATTGAGCTTTTATTTGGGACCTAAAGCAGCAGTTCCTTCTGAGtccccccctttaaaaaaaaatatacatacatacatacatacatacatacatacacgaaGCAAgtggggtctccgaagctgggCAGCATTCATTTCTGCTCTTGGGATACTAACCGGGGAAGGGGCCGGCGGTACTTCATGAAGGTGCTGAAATGAACACGTTTCGGCTCAGGAGAACCCCCCTGCTTCCTACAGTatacaggttaaaaaaaaaaaaaacagagtggGGGAAACGGCTCAGTACAGCCTAAAAGGGTATTCTATCTCAGCACATATAATACCTGAAAAGGTGTAATAGTTTTAATATGATCAAAGTTGTGGGGTGTGTGGATTTGAATGCCCTGTGTGTACAACTTGCTAGaacattccaccccccccccctctggaaaCTGCATAAATAGATTTGTCGGTTTGAAGTTtcagagggaaaaaaataaatattagttCAGCTTGTATGCAGTTCATTTCTCCTCAAGAAATTATAGTTGTTGATCAAATctttgaatatactgtgtatgtatatgtgtgtatatgtgtatatatatatatatatatatatgtgtgtgtgtgtatatatatatttatatatatatatatgtatatgtatatatatatgtatatatatataatataatcaaaaaataaatagatgataccgttctgtggctaacgaaatgcttttatttgtgcgagctttcgagatacactgatctcttcttccggcgatgttacaataaatgaagcaaggataacttaaaaacagtgtctcttggaatgttatctgtgcttgttcttcccccggtgtggatgtgttttatggctagaggtgtcaaagggtaactgaaagcaagtgaagaaagagtgtgtatgtgtatcagtgtgaatgaaaatgaatggagagcccacagtataaacagtgctctacaccaggtgtgtgtggagtgagagggatataaatggtgtgggggtgtgtggaaatgtgagagtttgtagcacaactaaaagtgtgtgtggatactatgtggtccctattggtgtatatggatggaaaaataaggagtattagtatgtgtgagagacagctgtgtgtgcatacatatagcacagtatgtacagacatggcctttagcgctcatgggaagagagttcgctagtgtcagtaatgactcataaaatttcgatctctgtttaggccactgctaagtgtcccgaacagttgcataaatttgtattcatgcaaccgtctctctttcggggttttaagattacctttgagtatggcaaccctcagattgttcatcttatggccagagtcagagaaatgttcgccaacaggactgtctcttgttccgcgtgtgatgctttggcgatgcaggttcattctcttgtttagcccctgtcctgtctcacctatgtagtagcagccccctgttatatatatatatatatatatatatatatatatatcattttgtaGACCGGACATGCACTCCTATACTCAGTGTGATTTATTGACTCAACATTTCGGTCCCCACTAGGACCTTTCTGCTTTTTTGTATCTTTTTGGATGGTATGAACCCACTCTTTACCTTTATTTCATATCCTGTTTTATGTGTGCcctgttccatatatatatatatactgtatgtatatatatatatatatatatatatatatatatgtatatatatgtatatatatatatacacatatatactgattttatatatatatatatatatatatatatatatatatatacacacacatatacacatatatactgtatatcattgaAAAAGGACGGCAGTCACGTAACTATTGGCAAGCTTGCCTGGGTGCACTGTAGTGAGAATTCACAAAAATATAGAGATAAACAGGCACTCGATATATAAAAAAAGGCTTTATTCCAAAGATCAAAGTTTTGGTCATGTTATAAGACCCTGTTAAGGAAGAAACCACATGCATAGTCTGCCAAACGGAGAGCGCCGGTTTATCGctgaaatatatacacacacaaatatatatatttaatttttttttttccttctatgGTCTATAGTGCTACAGTATTATCCATGTTTGGCTAATAGGCTAGGAAGCCATTGGGTGCCCCACCCCCCTTATGGTTAGGAAGACAtagcatggcaatgctttactagcctctACATATGGCATGCAAAGGGTAGAATGTGAGGTTTCAAGATTGTTTACCCTTCGGTTTTCAAAGCGGACATGAAGGCTTGCGTATTGTTACCTAAGAGTTAATAATTCAAGCCTGTTATCGATTTATGCCAGGTACATATTCCAAACGAATAAACGCCTGGCATCTTCGATAGTCAAGAGGGAAATTGCTGAAAGCCAACATAAAAA
This genomic interval carries:
- the UNC119 gene encoding protein unc-119 homolog A isoform X1, which encodes MSSSSLGTDTLPGSRTQEGGMKVKQSGGQQVVAAAGSAEDQLLTQPHITPEEVLALQKITADYLCTPEENIYKIDFTRFKIRDMESGTVLFEITKAPASEREHGDKKDADPNAGRFVRYQFTPAFLRLRQVGATVEFTVGDKPINNFRMIERHYFRDQLLKSFDFEFGFCIPSSKNTCEHIYEFPQLSEDLIREMIVHPYETQSDSFYFVDNKLVMHNKADYSYSGGP
- the UNC119 gene encoding protein unc-119 homolog A isoform X2, translated to MSRAAATALLPPVEGGRRTEGEDYLCTPEENIYKIDFTRFKIRDMESGTVLFEITKAPASEREHGDKKDADPNAGRFVRYQFTPAFLRLRQVGATVEFTVGDKPINNFRMIERHYFRDQLLKSFDFEFGFCIPSSKNTCEHIYEFPQLSEDLIREMIVHPYETQSDSFYFVDNKLVMHNKADYSYSGGP